The Bacteroides acidifaciens genome includes a region encoding these proteins:
- a CDS encoding DUF3990 domain-containing protein, whose translation MKITVYHGGTEVVVNPICGFGRKNLDFGQGFYVTNIKEQASKWAIAISTKRQAKALINIYQLDRDTILKEGRCKIFKAYDAEWLEFIVNSRKGLNPAANYDYIEGGVANDRVIDTINLYMAGLMNADVALQRLAMHQPNNQICLLNQELIDKYLSYDGTESAE comes from the coding sequence ATGAAAATAACTGTATATCACGGCGGAACAGAAGTAGTCGTTAATCCAATCTGTGGCTTCGGACGCAAAAACCTTGATTTCGGACAGGGATTCTATGTTACAAACATTAAAGAGCAAGCTTCCAAATGGGCTATAGCTATATCGACCAAGAGACAGGCTAAAGCATTAATTAACATCTATCAATTAGACCGTGATACAATTCTGAAAGAAGGACGCTGCAAAATATTTAAAGCCTACGATGCCGAATGGCTGGAATTTATAGTAAACAGCCGAAAAGGATTGAATCCGGCAGCTAATTACGATTATATCGAAGGTGGTGTAGCTAACGACCGTGTTATTGATACCATAAATTTATATATGGCAGGATTAATGAATGCAGATGTAGCTTTACAACGTCTCGCTATGCACCAGCCGAACAATCAAATTTGCCTGTTAAACCAAGAATTAATTGATAAATACCTTAGTTATGATGGAACAGAATCTGCAGAATGA
- a CDS encoding TrmH family RNA methyltransferase → MASLSKNKIKYIHSLEQKKIRKEERVFLAEGPKLVGDLLEHFPCRFLAATSLWLQKHTDIHANELVEVSQEELSRASLLKTPQQVLAIFEQPHYTLNPEVARHSLCLALDDVQDPGNLGTIIRLADWFGIEHIICSQNTVDVYNPKTVQATMGGIARVKVHYTSLPDFIRSLGDDTPVFGTFLDGKNMYEQPLSTTGLIVMGNEGNGIGQEVETLINRKLYIPNYPQGQETSESLNVAIATAVICAEFRRQAAWK, encoded by the coding sequence ATGGCATCACTGAGTAAAAACAAAATAAAGTATATCCACTCGCTGGAACAGAAGAAAATACGTAAGGAAGAACGAGTTTTTCTTGCCGAAGGTCCCAAACTGGTAGGTGATTTGCTTGAGCATTTTCCTTGTCGTTTTTTGGCTGCCACTTCATTATGGCTTCAAAAGCACACGGACATTCATGCAAACGAACTTGTGGAAGTTTCTCAGGAAGAACTTTCACGAGCCAGCCTACTGAAAACTCCCCAACAGGTACTTGCTATTTTTGAGCAACCCCATTATACTCTCAATCCGGAAGTAGCCCGCCACTCCCTTTGCCTGGCATTGGATGATGTTCAGGATCCCGGAAATTTGGGTACCATTATCCGGTTGGCTGATTGGTTCGGTATCGAGCATATCATTTGCTCACAAAATACGGTAGACGTGTATAATCCCAAAACAGTGCAGGCAACCATGGGCGGAATCGCACGGGTAAAGGTACATTATACTTCTCTTCCGGATTTTATCCGTTCACTCGGAGATGATACTCCTGTGTTCGGTACTTTTCTAGACGGGAAAAACATGTACGAGCAGCCACTATCCACTACCGGACTGATTGTTATGGGAAATGAAGGAAACGGTATAGGGCAAGAAGTGGAAACATTAATCAACCGGAAACTATACATACCCAATTATCCGCAAGGTCAGGAAACTTCCGAATCACTTAATGTAGCCATTGCTACCGCAGTAATCTGTGCCGAGTTCCGTCGACAGGCTGCATGGAAATAA
- the ileS gene encoding isoleucine--tRNA ligase, protein MSKRFTEYSQFDLSQVNKDVLKKWDENLVFAKSMTERDGCPSFVFFEGPPSANGMPGIHHVMARTIKDIFCRYKTMKGYQVKRKAGWDTHGLPVELSVEKALGITKEDIGKKISVADYNAACRKDVMKYTKEWEDLTHRMGYWVDMKHPYITYDNRYIETLWWLLKQLHKKGLLYKGYTIQPYSPAAGTGLSSHELNQPGCYRDVKDTTAVAQFKMKNPKPEMAEWGTPYFIAWTTTPWTLPSNTALCVGPKIDYVAVQSYNAYTGEPITVVLAKALLNVHFNAKAADLNLEDYKAGDKLVPFKVIAEYKGADLIGMEYEQLIPWVKPVEVSEDGTWKASDKAFRVIPGDYVTTEDGTGIVHIAPTFGADDANVARAAGIPSLFMINKKGETRPMVDLTGKFYLLDELDETFVKECVDVDKYKDYQGAWVKNAYDPQFMVDGKYDEKAAQAAESLDIVIAMMMKADNKAFKIEKHVHNYPHCWRTDKPVLYYPLDSWFIRSTACKERMMELNKTINWKPESTGTGRFGKWLENLNDWNLSRSRYWGTPLPIWRTEDNTDEKCIESVEELYNEIEKSVAAGFMKSNPYKDKGFVPGEYTEENYDKIDLHRPYVDDIILVSKDGQPMKRESDLIDVWFDSGAMPYAQIHYPFENKELLDNRKVYPADFIAEGVDQTRGWFFTLHAIATMVFDSVSYKAVISNGLVLDKNGNKMSKRLNNAVDPFTTIEKYGSDPLRWYMITNSSPWDNLKFDVEGVEEVRRKFFGTLYNTYSFFALYANVDGFEYKEADVPMAERPEIDRWILSVLNTLIKEVDTCYNEYEPTKAGRLISDFVNDNLSNWYVRLNRKRFWGGEFTQDKLSAYQTLYTCLETVAKLMSPISPFYADRLYTDLITATGRDNVVSVHLAKFPECQEEIIDKELEARMQMAQDVTSMVLALRRKVNIKVRQPLQCIMVPVVDEEQKAHIEAVKNLIMNEVNIKEVKFVDGAAGVLVKKVKCDFKKLGPKFGKQMKAVAAAVAEMSQEAIAELEKNGKYALNLDGAEAIIEATDVEIISEDIPGWLVANEGKLTVALEVTVTEELRREGIARELVNRIQNIRKSSGFEITDKIKITISKNTQTDDAVKEYNTYICNQVLGTSLELVDEVENGTELNFDDFSLFVNVIKD, encoded by the coding sequence ATGAGTAAGAGATTTACTGAGTATTCGCAGTTTGACCTTTCACAGGTGAACAAAGATGTGCTGAAGAAATGGGACGAGAACCTGGTTTTCGCCAAGAGTATGACAGAACGTGATGGCTGCCCTTCATTTGTATTTTTCGAAGGACCGCCCTCGGCTAACGGTATGCCGGGGATTCACCATGTAATGGCTCGTACGATTAAGGATATTTTCTGCCGTTACAAAACGATGAAAGGTTATCAGGTAAAGCGTAAAGCCGGATGGGATACGCACGGACTGCCTGTGGAACTGAGTGTGGAAAAAGCATTAGGTATCACAAAGGAAGATATTGGTAAGAAAATCTCTGTTGCCGATTATAATGCTGCTTGTCGCAAAGATGTGATGAAATATACCAAAGAGTGGGAAGACCTGACTCATCGGATGGGATATTGGGTGGATATGAAGCACCCTTATATCACATATGACAACCGCTATATTGAAACATTATGGTGGTTGCTGAAACAATTGCACAAAAAAGGACTATTATATAAAGGATATACTATTCAACCGTACTCTCCGGCTGCCGGAACAGGGTTGAGCTCGCACGAACTGAACCAGCCGGGTTGTTATCGTGATGTAAAAGATACAACTGCTGTTGCCCAATTTAAGATGAAGAACCCCAAGCCGGAAATGGCAGAGTGGGGAACTCCTTATTTTATAGCATGGACAACTACTCCGTGGACATTACCTTCAAATACGGCTCTTTGTGTAGGACCAAAAATTGACTATGTTGCCGTACAATCTTACAATGCTTATACCGGAGAACCTATTACGGTTGTTCTGGCAAAGGCTTTATTGAACGTACATTTCAATGCAAAAGCGGCAGACTTGAATTTGGAAGATTACAAGGCTGGAGATAAGCTTGTGCCATTCAAGGTTATTGCCGAATATAAGGGTGCCGACCTGATTGGCATGGAATACGAGCAACTGATTCCCTGGGTGAAACCGGTTGAAGTGTCCGAAGACGGTACTTGGAAAGCCAGTGATAAAGCCTTCCGTGTAATACCGGGTGATTATGTGACTACGGAAGATGGTACGGGTATCGTTCATATCGCACCGACATTTGGTGCGGACGACGCGAATGTGGCACGTGCTGCCGGCATCCCGTCATTATTCATGATTAATAAGAAAGGTGAAACTCGCCCGATGGTAGACCTGACAGGTAAATTCTATCTGTTGGACGAACTGGATGAGACTTTCGTAAAAGAATGTGTGGATGTAGACAAATATAAAGACTACCAGGGCGCATGGGTGAAGAACGCCTATGACCCTCAGTTTATGGTAGATGGCAAATACGATGAAAAAGCTGCGCAGGCTGCCGAATCTCTGGATATTGTGATTGCCATGATGATGAAAGCGGACAATAAGGCTTTCAAAATAGAGAAACATGTCCACAACTATCCGCATTGTTGGCGTACAGACAAACCGGTGCTTTATTATCCGCTGGATAGCTGGTTTATCCGTTCTACGGCTTGCAAGGAACGTATGATGGAACTGAATAAGACCATCAACTGGAAACCGGAGTCTACCGGAACAGGCCGTTTCGGCAAGTGGCTGGAAAATCTGAATGACTGGAACCTGAGCCGTTCCCGTTATTGGGGTACTCCGTTGCCAATCTGGCGCACGGAAGATAATACAGATGAAAAGTGTATCGAGTCTGTAGAAGAACTTTATAATGAAATAGAAAAATCGGTAGCTGCCGGATTTATGAAATCCAACCCGTACAAGGATAAAGGTTTCGTTCCGGGCGAATATACTGAAGAGAACTATGATAAGATTGACCTTCACCGTCCGTATGTAGACGATATTATATTGGTATCGAAAGACGGTCAGCCGATGAAGCGTGAATCTGATTTGATTGATGTTTGGTTCGATTCGGGTGCTATGCCTTATGCGCAGATTCATTATCCGTTCGAAAATAAGGAATTGCTGGACAACCGTAAGGTATATCCGGCTGACTTTATCGCAGAAGGAGTAGACCAGACACGTGGATGGTTCTTTACGCTGCATGCTATCGCTACGATGGTATTCGACAGCGTGTCATACAAGGCTGTTATTTCTAACGGACTGGTACTTGACAAGAATGGTAACAAGATGTCCAAACGCTTGAACAATGCTGTCGATCCGTTCACTACGATTGAAAAGTACGGTTCCGACCCGTTGCGCTGGTATATGATCACCAACTCTTCTCCGTGGGATAACTTGAAGTTCGACGTGGAAGGAGTGGAAGAAGTTCGCCGTAAGTTCTTCGGTACTTTATACAATACCTATTCGTTCTTCGCGCTTTATGCCAACGTAGACGGATTTGAATATAAGGAAGCCGACGTGCCGATGGCGGAACGTCCGGAAATCGACCGTTGGATATTGTCCGTATTGAACACATTGATTAAAGAGGTAGATACTTGCTATAATGAATATGAGCCGACCAAGGCAGGTCGTTTGATTTCCGACTTTGTGAATGATAATTTGTCTAACTGGTATGTTCGCTTGAACCGTAAACGTTTCTGGGGCGGTGAATTTACACAGGATAAATTGTCTGCATACCAAACGCTGTACACTTGTCTTGAAACAGTTGCCAAATTAATGTCTCCTATATCACCGTTCTACGCAGACCGCTTATATACAGACTTGATTACTGCAACAGGACGTGACAATGTGGTTTCCGTCCATCTGGCTAAATTCCCGGAATGTCAGGAAGAGATTATAGACAAGGAATTGGAAGCCCGTATGCAAATGGCACAGGATGTAACGTCTATGGTACTGGCATTGCGGCGTAAAGTGAATATCAAGGTTCGCCAACCGTTACAGTGTATCATGGTTCCGGTGGTAGATGAAGAGCAGAAAGCTCATATCGAAGCCGTGAAGAATCTGATTATGAACGAAGTAAATATCAAGGAAGTCAAGTTTGTTGACGGTGCTGCCGGTGTATTGGTGAAGAAAGTGAAATGTGACTTTAAGAAACTCGGCCCGAAATTTGGAAAACAGATGAAGGCAGTAGCTGCTGCTGTTGCTGAAATGTCACAGGAAGCCATCGCTGAATTGGAAAAGAACGGGAAATATGCATTGAACCTGGATGGGGCGGAAGCTATCATCGAAGCGACAGATGTAGAAATCATCAGCGAAGATATTCCTGGATGGCTGGTGGCCAACGAAGGTAAGCTGACTGTGGCGCTTGAAGTGACTGTTACCGAAGAGTTGCGTCGTGAGGGTATTGCCCGCGAATTGGTGAACCGTATTCAAAATATACGTAAATCGAGCGGTTTCGAGATTACAGACAAAATAAAAATAACAATCTCGAAAAATACGCAAACAGATGATGCGGTAAAAGAATATAATACTTATATTTGTAACCAGGTTTTAGGCACATCTTTAGAACTTGTTGATGAAGTGGAAAACGGTACAGAGCTTAACTTTGATGATTTCTCACTGTTCGTGAATGTGATAAAAGACTAA
- a CDS encoding DUF2776 domain-containing protein, producing MNYGISILFRAIPLAMALFCFGYGAFIYGYGDAANRVIAGPVVFSLGMICIALFCTAATIIRQIIHTYNQTAKYVLPIIGYLAATITIISGICIFSNATSTSAFVAGHVITGVGFITTCVATAATSSTRFSLIPGNSKATGYEVPQGAFSVGQRRILVIIATIISLIAWIWAFILLGNSHSHPTYFVAGHVMVGLACICTSLIALVATIARQIRNEYQEKERSKWPKLVLLMGSISFIWGIFVILADSGSANGTTGYIMLGLGLVCYSISSKVILLAKIWRQEFKLANRIPMIPILTALACLFLAAFVFELATVHADYFIPARVLTGLGAICFTLFSIVSILESGTSSR from the coding sequence ATGAATTACGGTATTAGTATTTTATTCAGAGCAATCCCTTTGGCGATGGCGCTTTTTTGCTTCGGATACGGAGCATTTATTTACGGTTACGGAGATGCTGCAAATCGTGTTATAGCAGGCCCTGTCGTATTCTCACTAGGTATGATATGTATTGCGCTGTTTTGTACGGCAGCCACTATTATCCGGCAAATCATACATACTTATAACCAGACGGCAAAATATGTTTTGCCCATCATAGGATACTTGGCAGCTACAATTACCATTATCAGTGGTATCTGTATTTTCAGTAATGCCACTTCCACTTCTGCCTTCGTCGCAGGTCATGTGATTACAGGGGTAGGGTTTATCACTACTTGTGTAGCTACTGCCGCCACTTCTTCCACCCGTTTTTCTCTGATTCCGGGCAATTCAAAAGCGACAGGATATGAAGTTCCACAGGGAGCGTTCTCTGTAGGGCAAAGACGGATATTAGTAATTATTGCAACCATTATTTCCCTTATCGCATGGATATGGGCTTTTATCTTATTAGGCAACAGCCATTCCCATCCCACTTATTTTGTAGCAGGTCATGTAATGGTAGGTCTTGCATGTATTTGCACCAGTCTGATTGCGTTGGTAGCTACTATCGCACGTCAAATACGTAATGAATATCAGGAAAAAGAACGAAGCAAATGGCCGAAACTGGTGCTACTAATGGGCTCAATCTCTTTTATATGGGGAATATTTGTAATTCTCGCAGATTCAGGTAGCGCAAATGGTACCACGGGATATATTATGCTTGGTCTCGGTCTGGTTTGTTACAGCATTTCCAGCAAAGTAATCCTGTTAGCCAAAATATGGAGACAGGAATTTAAACTGGCCAACCGTATCCCCATGATTCCGATATTGACGGCATTAGCCTGCTTGTTTCTAGCTGCTTTCGTGTTTGAACTTGCAACGGTACATGCTGATTATTTTATTCCGGCACGTGTTTTAACAGGATTAGGAGCAATCTGTTTCACCCTGTTTTCTATCGTTAGCATATTGGAAAGCGGAACTTCTTCGAGGTAA
- a CDS encoding lipoprotein signal peptidase, giving the protein MKKLFTKGRIALLVIFSVLIIDQVIKIWIKTHMYWHQSNRVTDWFYIYFTENNGMAFGMEIFGKLFLTTFRIVAVALIGWYLYKIVKRGFKTGYIVCVALILTGALGNIIDSVFYGVIFNESTHSQIATFMPEGGGYSTWFYGKVVDMFYFPIIDTNWPTWMPFVGGEHFIFFSPIFNFADAAISCGIIALLLFYSKYLNESYHSLDKDKKESANHE; this is encoded by the coding sequence ATGAAGAAACTATTCACGAAGGGGAGAATTGCTCTTCTCGTTATCTTTTCCGTATTAATTATCGACCAGGTCATTAAAATCTGGATTAAGACTCACATGTACTGGCATCAAAGCAATCGTGTGACGGATTGGTTTTATATTTATTTCACCGAAAACAACGGTATGGCTTTCGGTATGGAAATCTTTGGAAAGTTATTCCTGACAACATTCCGTATCGTTGCTGTGGCATTGATAGGCTGGTATCTTTATAAAATAGTGAAGAGAGGCTTTAAAACCGGATATATTGTTTGTGTTGCCTTGATTCTGACCGGTGCATTGGGTAATATTATTGATAGTGTATTCTATGGAGTGATTTTCAACGAAAGCACACATTCCCAGATTGCAACGTTTATGCCTGAGGGCGGGGGATACTCTACCTGGTTCTACGGTAAAGTAGTGGATATGTTTTACTTCCCAATCATAGATACGAACTGGCCTACGTGGATGCCGTTTGTAGGTGGGGAACATTTTATATTCTTCAGCCCGATCTTTAATTTTGCGGATGCCGCCATCAGTTGTGGTATCATTGCTTTGTTGCTCTTTTATAGTAAATATCTGAATGAATCTTATCATTCGCTGGATAAAGATAAAAAGGAAAGTGCGAATCATGAATAA
- a CDS encoding GyrI-like domain-containing protein translates to MIQKNWTGKTADEFNHLLSIPELAKIACMSVRNLQLMFKAYTSETLHQYIIRTRMEYAQQLLKDKNMSITEICEYIGFANQSALNNALQKKYNLTPRELQKKLLETTHVYPSPIPLCRIVESETIPILFLSYTGDYNTCSSVAFEAYTWDYLYEYAKENSLLPNKEDYWGIAYDDTDITSSEKCRFYTCMTIQRGTGFSPSLTSQIKYMELPQSTYAVYTHQGDYALLDAFYETILKQLPQSYCLGETPILEHYLNSPTDTEVKELLTEVWIPIVQ, encoded by the coding sequence ATGATACAAAAGAATTGGACAGGTAAAACGGCAGATGAATTCAATCATTTGTTATCCATACCTGAATTAGCTAAAATTGCATGTATGTCTGTTCGTAACCTTCAGTTGATGTTTAAAGCTTATACAAGCGAAACATTACATCAATATATCATTCGCACACGTATGGAATATGCTCAGCAGTTGCTCAAAGACAAGAATATGAGTATTACTGAAATATGTGAATATATTGGATTTGCTAACCAATCAGCTTTAAATAATGCACTTCAGAAAAAGTATAATCTCACTCCTCGAGAATTACAAAAGAAATTATTGGAAACAACACATGTTTATCCTTCACCTATTCCTCTTTGCCGTATAGTGGAATCCGAAACAATACCTATTTTATTTTTATCTTATACCGGCGATTATAATACCTGTAGTTCAGTTGCTTTTGAGGCATATACTTGGGATTACCTGTATGAATATGCAAAAGAAAACTCTTTATTGCCAAATAAGGAAGATTATTGGGGGATAGCTTACGACGATACGGATATTACCTCATCAGAAAAATGCCGTTTTTATACTTGTATGACTATTCAAAGAGGAACAGGATTCAGTCCTTCTCTTACCAGTCAAATAAAGTATATGGAGTTACCCCAAAGCACATATGCAGTTTATACCCATCAAGGAGATTATGCATTATTAGATGCTTTTTATGAGACAATACTGAAACAATTACCACAATCTTATTGCTTAGGAGAAACTCCAATTTTAGAACATTACCTGAATTCCCCCACTGACACAGAGGTGAAAGAGCTCCTTACTGAAGTTTGGATTCCAATTGTTCAATAA
- a CDS encoding TraR/DksA family transcriptional regulator, with translation MAEKTRYSDAELEEFRAIIMEKLELAQRDYEQLKKSLMGLDGNDTDDTSPTYKVLEEGANTLSKEETTRLAQRQLKFIQGLQAALIRIENKTYGICRETGKLIPAERLRAVPHATLSIEAKNSGKK, from the coding sequence ATGGCAGAAAAGACTAGATACTCGGATGCGGAACTCGAAGAATTCCGTGCCATCATTATGGAGAAACTGGAATTGGCCCAACGTGACTATGAACAGTTGAAGAAGAGTCTGATGGGATTGGACGGTAATGATACTGATGACACATCGCCTACATATAAAGTGTTGGAAGAAGGAGCTAATACGCTTTCCAAGGAAGAAACAACCCGTCTGGCACAACGCCAGTTGAAGTTTATCCAGGGATTGCAAGCTGCTTTGATACGTATTGAGAATAAGACGTACGGCATTTGCCGTGAAACCGGAAAATTGATTCCGGCAGAGCGTCTGCGTGCTGTTCCTCATGCAACTTTGAGTATTGAGGCCAAAAACAGTGGTAAAAAATAA
- a CDS encoding DUF3791 domain-containing protein produces the protein MEQLIELSPTEIKLAFVASCIEGTARRLGKSYQEIYARMKSVGMIANYILPNYEVLHTESREHVTDNMIECLTTWESKK, from the coding sequence ATGGAACAACTTATAGAATTATCACCTACTGAAATTAAATTAGCTTTCGTTGCTTCTTGCATTGAAGGGACTGCACGTCGGCTCGGCAAATCCTATCAAGAAATATACGCTCGAATGAAGTCCGTAGGGATGATAGCAAATTATATTCTACCTAATTATGAGGTACTTCATACCGAAAGTCGTGAACATGTGACAGATAATATGATAGAGTGTTTAACTACATGGGAGAGTAAAAAATGA
- a CDS encoding DUF4296 domain-containing protein produces the protein MNNKFRFHLCLICMLAFAVTGCKVKRPNDVISESKMENLLYDYHLARSMGDNLPYSENYKKALYIDAVFKKYGTTQAAFDSSMVWYTRNTEVLSKIYDKVRKRLKDEQELVSDLIAKRDKKPKMTKTGDSIDVWPWQRMVRLTGERMNNQYVFALPTDSNYKDRDTLVWEVNYRFLEPMLADSLRAVTMAMQVIYEKDTINHWETVTEPGIQQIRLFADTLGQMKEVRGFIYYPVENPKKAGALLADRFTMTRYHCTDTLAFAVRDSLNKIEALRVDSLKKLSDKEKTDSLHKVVEENKDELQRLTPEEMNRRRTGTHREKKPEQIEVEQHIQQERLEQRRERQMNQRKRQQQRNQPR, from the coding sequence ATGAATAATAAATTTCGGTTTCATCTGTGTCTTATCTGCATGCTTGCGTTTGCGGTAACCGGGTGTAAAGTGAAAAGACCCAATGATGTAATTTCGGAGTCGAAGATGGAGAATCTGCTGTATGATTATCATTTGGCAAGATCCATGGGAGACAATCTGCCTTATAGTGAAAATTATAAGAAAGCATTGTACATAGATGCTGTTTTTAAGAAGTACGGGACTACACAGGCTGCGTTTGATTCATCTATGGTATGGTACACACGTAACACAGAAGTGCTATCGAAAATTTATGATAAGGTGCGGAAGCGTTTGAAAGACGAACAGGAACTTGTCAGTGACCTGATTGCCAAACGTGACAAGAAGCCGAAAATGACAAAAACCGGTGACAGTATCGACGTTTGGCCATGGCAGCGCATGGTGCGCCTGACCGGTGAAAGGATGAATAATCAGTATGTATTTGCTTTGCCGACCGATTCTAATTATAAAGACCGCGATACTTTGGTGTGGGAAGTGAACTATCGTTTTCTTGAACCGATGCTTGCCGATTCTTTGAGAGCCGTTACTATGGCAATGCAGGTAATATACGAGAAAGATACAATCAATCATTGGGAGACTGTGACCGAACCGGGTATTCAGCAGATACGTTTGTTTGCAGATACATTGGGGCAGATGAAGGAGGTAAGAGGCTTCATTTATTATCCGGTAGAAAATCCAAAGAAGGCAGGAGCGTTATTGGCAGACCGCTTTACGATGACCCGTTATCATTGTACGGATACACTTGCTTTTGCAGTTCGTGATTCATTGAATAAGATAGAAGCTTTGCGGGTGGATTCATTGAAGAAACTTTCTGATAAAGAGAAAACCGATTCTTTGCATAAGGTAGTAGAAGAAAATAAAGATGAATTGCAACGTCTGACACCGGAAGAGATGAACCGTCGCCGTACGGGAACACATCGTGAAAAGAAGCCGGAACAGATTGAAGTAGAACAACATATCCAGCAAGAAAGGCTGGAGCAAAGAAGAGAACGGCAGATGAACCAACGTAAAAGACAACAGCAAAGAAACCAACCCCGTTAA